Below is a window of Spodoptera frugiperda isolate SF20-4 chromosome 13, AGI-APGP_CSIRO_Sfru_2.0, whole genome shotgun sequence DNA.
TACAACCACTACTACAACCACTCCTGAGCCCGATTCATCTTCGTCCTCTAGTACAACCACTCCTGAGCCCGAGTCTTCTTCGTCCTCTAGTACAACCACTACTACAACCACTCCTGAGCCCGAGTCATCTTCGTCCTCTAGTACAACCACTACTACAACCACTCCTGAGCCCGAGTCATCTTCGTCCTCTAGTACAACTACAACCACTACTACAACCACTCCTGAGCCCGAGTCATCTTCGTCCTCTAGTACAACCACTACTACAACCACTCCTGAGCCCGATTCATCTTCGTCCTCTAGTACAACCACTCCTGAGCCCGACTCTTCTTCGTCCTCTAGTACAACCACTACTACAACCACTCCTGAGCCCGACTCTTCTTCGTCCTCTAGTACAACTACAACCACTACTACAACCACTCCTGAGCCCGACTCTTCTTCGTCCTCTAGTACAACCACTACTACAACCACTCCTGAGCCCGAGTCTTCTTCGTCCTCTAGTACAACCACTACTACAACCACTCCTGAGCCCGAGTCATCTTCCTCCTCTAGTACAACCACTACTACAACCACTCCTGAGCCCGATTCATCTTCCTCCTCTAGTACAACCACTACTACAACCACTCCTGAGCCCGAGCCATCTTCGTCCTCTAGTACAACCACTACTACAACCACTCCTGAGCCCGAGTCTTCTTCGTCCTCTAGTACAACCACTACTACAACCACTCCTGAGCCCGAGTCATCTTCTTCCTCTAGTACTACTACAACCACTACTACAACCACTCCTGAGCCCGAGTCATCTTCGTCCTCTAGTACAACCACTACTACAACCACTCCTGAGCCCGAGTCATCTTCCTCCTCTAGTACAACCACTACTACAACCACTCCTGAGCCCGAGTCATCTTCCTCCTCTAGTACAACCACTACTACAACCACTCCTGAGCCCGAGTCTTCTTCGTCCTCTAGTACAACCACTACTACAACCACTCCTGAGCCCGAGTCTTCTTCGTCCTCTAGTACAACCACTACTACAACCACTCCTGAGCCCGATTCATCTTCGTCCTCTAGTACAACCACTACTACAACCACTCCTGAGCCCGAGTCTTCTTCGTCCTCTAGTACAACCACTACTACAACCACTCCTGAGCCCGATTCATCTTCGTCCTCTAGTACAACCACTACTACAACCACTCCTGAGCCCGATTCATCTTCCTCCTCTAGTACAACCACTACTACAACCACTCCTGAGCCCGATTCATCTTCCTCCTCTAGTACAACCACTACTACAACCACTCCTGAGCCCGATTCATCTTCCTCCTCTAGTACAACCACTACTACAACCACTCCTGAGCCCGAGTCATCTTCCTCCTCTAGTACAACCACTACTACAACCACTCCTGAGCCCGATTCATCTTCCTCCTCTAGTACAACCACTACTACAACCACTCCCGAGCCCGATTCATCTTCCTCCTCTAGTACAACCACTACTACAACCACTCCTGAGCCCGATTCATCTTCCTCCTCTAGTACAACCACTACTACAACCACTCCTGAGCCCGATTCATCTTCCTCCTCTAGTACAACCACTACTACAACCACTCCTGAGCCCGATTCATCTTCGTCCTCTAGTACAACCACTACTACAACCACTCCTGAGCCCGATTCATCTTCGTCCTCTAGTACAACCACTACTACAACCACTCCTGAGCCCGATTCATCTTCGTCCTCTAGTACAACCACTACTACAACCACTCCTGAGCCCGATTCATCTTCGTCCTCTAGTACAACCACTACTACAACCACTCCTGAGCCCGAGTCATCTTCGTCCTCTACTACAAGTACAACCACTACTACAACTACTACTACAACCACTACTACACCCGCTCCTACTACACCGGATCCAACCACACCCGATTCAACCACACCCGATTCAACCACACCCGATTCAACCACAACCGATTATACCACAACCGATTCAACCACAATCGATCCTATTCCGGGATCGGCATCTACGTCAAAACTCGGAACTGCTGTAACACTCATGTTTGTTGTCATCCAATGCTTCTTAATCTAAAACTAAGTCTAAGCCAAAATAttactcttttttaatatcttaggattaatttatttttggaacaactatcgtgagacatagtaaattaacaaaaaatcacggtttactcacgactaatttattgagaaaagctctactagtttcgagtcacagagggactcttcctcatgagcagcgtgcgtagacgcggtGATAAGCATAATGGCATTTGGTTCTGATGCTGGTCTGGTAAAGTCGTATTTTTTTTGCACGTGATTTTTTTACGATGTCAAAAACGTCATTTTGTATTGACTAGACGCCATGAGTACATTTTATACTGAGTGTCATTTGAAGGTACGTTTCATATTGAGCGATGATGTAGCAAATTACTCATATTATATACTTGAATTagatttattctaattatagttttcatattttaatatttttatctagacAACAGTTACCCAGATAAGGTACGGACTGgacagattttattattaaattttcgtACTCTGTCATAATCCCTATTCTTGTAGAAGTCGTACTATGCTAGTTTTTAAgacatacttagataaaactgtAAGGATTGTTGTGTGTGTCATTATGTTTGAATTACTTATTATACTGTGTGAAATGTGCAACGCCGTCGATGATATCGAACACATATTGATAGGATATAAGTAATATATCAAGAATGAGTCGATGAGACGTAATgttataagtaaattattattaaacttgcCATGAATGTATTACTATTTTACATaagaatttataataagtaaatgtttatactcgtattatcaatacaataaagaaaacatttatattattttcaagatGTTGATTTATTGATTCTTATTCCTTAATTAAGCCCTAATCCCCAAACCCGAATTCCCATACttatccccaatccccaatccccaatacAATCATCAATCTCAATCCCAATCCTCAatccccttttttttttttttttttgaggggggaaaatcatccaatgacttttcccgccttgggcgaggcgagaaggagtgtcagactcttactgactaaaaaccaccccgttccttctcctgctttttgagccggagccccggtaaacccgctaggtagtccgcagctccggatcaggcatcagccctgctgggccccatctgtggtggtctgatggctctttgaggcgcgcgcggaacgctacgcgccgtacgcacgggtctggttctgttcgggcggtgagctacccttgctcgccgtccgcaggcccgcacttacggtggccggagatcgtctcgcgatccccgacgcccggagtgtctctcgcgacggctggggcgtgaggaggtttgttctctcacgcgccccgcctcctccttagctagcatgactgcttcgcagaaggaggagacggcatcccagtccctctcgctccgtaccatggcctgaaccagtgccgggcgcgagaggtcgccgtcgccgaccacatccctgaggacttggcggtgctcagcccacgcagggcacaccgccaccgtatgttctaccgtgtcctccgggcggtcctcacagtgatgacacccgggcgtttcctcccgcccaataaggaacaggaacctaccgaaactcccatgtccggtaagcacctgcgtcaggcggtaggtgaggacgccgtggcgcctctctagccactcctcaaagaggggacctaccgctgcaatgacagcgagcccagccctcggttgcgacagtcgttgctgccattccgccatgaatCCTCAATCCCCTAATCTCTAATTCCCAACCTCCAAATCTCAATCCCCAATACACAATCTGCCAAAGAGCTACAGTGCCgcgccagcaacgcacttgtaattgcTTTGGTGTTACGGGATTCCACggatgcttaccatcaggtaatccgtctgctcatcTGCTACCGTACACCATAAAAATTCAGTTTTTTAGAACACAGTTTCAAGTGAGTTATTTACGCTGAAACAAAGTGACcatctcataaaaataaaaagacagtACAAATCTTTTGATGTTTGTATCAAAATCTATAAGAATATCAAAATAGAAACACACAAGCATAAGTTTGAAGCCACGTAGCAATGCAGCTTTACAACATTGAATTCTTTTCACCACTATACATGAAACATTCACGATTCTTTTCAGTGCAGTACACTGGCAGGCAAAAATAATAGGGTTTTTCTTTTGAAGgggtataataatataatccaatgacttctcccctCTCggacgagacgagagggagtgtcagactcttactgactaaaaaccaccccgttccttctcctggatttctagccggagccctggtaaacctgctaggtagtccgcagctccggaaaaaatAAGGAAATCGACTGaaagaatatgaaaattaaaaatctaattagtccatcagttaggtaataaaaaaatattagtcacgtatttttttaatttgtcattataAGATAAtgcataattttcaattttatcatacaagataacaatacttagataaaaacaaatcaaagtttaggagtgggattTCATTCGCGCACgttaagttccaaaatacctactaggtaGTCTTCCGATGACGCAGGCGCGGGTgactcgctgctaacagctgatcatgcgaaagaaAGCGCGCGGGTGTTATTTTGgtattgtgataaaataaaaaataatgagtatacaaaaaagtttctttggaaaagttgtttgtaatcatgagtacaatcatgtgcttaaatatcgttcactaattaccagtcaccctgtaGATGCCTCATAGATACATAGTTTACTAATTGACATAGGCACaacattaagtaattttaaatgaatatttatcaatccaaatacataattatacgtGGAACCAGAAAGGAATCTTTAAAATCGGACCATAAATATCTCTAGAATAGCATTATTCCTCTAGAATAAGTGAACCTGGAGGCACGGGTGAGTTCCCAGTCAAGACAAGTGAAACTCAGtaacactatttttttttaaagtgggaAAAATATCCAATGCcctctcttgccttgggcgaggtaagagaaaatgtcagacacttactgactaaaaaccaccccgttcctactcctgtttttcgagtctTCTtttaccttgggcgaggcgaaagagagtcagactcttactgacttaaaactcaccccgttcctacttctgcttttcgagccggagctaaGGTAAACgtgctaggtagtccacagctcagGAATTCTGCTACCTACCTATTATCGCAATTGctgtctttttttttcaatcctAAAGTCTGATAAGTCTTTATTTAGGTATAGTGTTTGAAAAATTGAGATTTATTACAAACTTTGATTTCAATGGGATCACTTTATACCAGAGCAAGCCATTTAGTCCATCTTGGCAACATTTTACAAGAATATGTTTTTACTGAAATCTATTATTTAGTCGTAACTATAAATTTATCTggttcaataaatatttgtagaaaCGCTTTAATGATTAGTTCTGCGAAATAAATATGAGAATAggcaatatataaaataaattgtgtctgACTGTCcccttatttacttttatttctgtAGAAGCGAGATTATTGTTTGTTCTGaaaccaataaaaaactgtATTCTTTCCTAAATAGAAATTGGACAGCACTCGTATGTCTTTCTAAGTTATTGTTGtaagtagattattttattgatagctgtgtaattttagttttgtttttattttaagtcaaGTGATCGAAAAATCTTTTACAACTGTGCAgtattttttgaagaaaattttaaaagccggtaaacgagttgacatatcaccagatggtaagcaagcaCCGTCGCCCATGAACAGTCTAAACACCAGAAGCGTCAAAGTAGTGCGCCAgcttttttgggggttaggaatttaagttttgttggggaatcggggattggaaagattatgaaggggggtaatttggcctcctgtaacctcaatcacacaacgaaacacaacgcaagcgttgtttcacgtcgtttatctgtgaggccgtggcatcactttagtcgagccggctcatttttgccgaagcatggctctcttagAAACATTCATCGAATGTCCCAAATTACTTTCTAATCTAAATTCATTGACCAGTTTTTCTTGCTCGCCAGTGTAGTATTCTTTCCCGAGAGATTAATATTTCATAGCCGCCAGCATCCATCGTTTTATTCCCTCGACTGCGCCTAATTCCGGCAAGATATTCATTGTAACATCTATCATCGCTTAGGAGTTTTGATTTGATTCATTAGGAAAAGGCTGTGTTTTTTTTGTCAAGTCAAGATTATTAAGCAATGTGTGGTTCGATTACTAGGTCcgataaagatatttttcaaaaacgtCTCGGTCTGCAactcgggcaaagtattacagggcTTTTCCAAAAAAAGAAAGCAAGCGAAGTGATTTATGCTAAAACCTTATTTATGTGAGacgaggctttggtcagcaatggccactatAGCTACTAACTATATGGTTGATGTGTATGTGAGGGGTAtgaaaaagtcaaagtcaaagtcaaaattatttatttcaattagaccaggaaggcacttttgaacgtcaaaaatgaaaaaatatatttatctatgtatattttaaaatgaatcgTTAAATCGATATGTTATGGGGTAAGgttcttatgtaagaaaaaaataacaacatagtGCGGGGTTCGCTAGTTATATTAACTAGCTTAAACTCgagtggattacggactttgtgactaataaaagtagcctaagttactccttagtacatcagctatctgccaataaaagccccatcaaaatcggttcagtcatttcagagattaaccagaacaaacagacagatagacaataatgtaaacaatattattttagtgtatgtatcgcatgtatattcatatgcatgtagtaaaaaactgttgtatcaatattacaaacatacacaccaattttacttattttatgagTCTAGATATAGTTAGAACTAAGTTTTTAATATTCCTAAGTTTACAATAAGTAAAAATTCTATTATCCAACTCAATACAACAACACAAAACGTTTTTCTCATGCCAAATGAGTTCAAATGACTTTGAACCCTCCTAAAgcattaattaaaagttattttgcaataaaaattaataagtagtGCTCTCCATTAATTATACTTGACCACATAAATTGAACTTTAACCTAAAACTTTGAAAGTCGTTTTTTCATTGGACTTTTTTTGCTAACTAGTCttgtttggatttttttgtGATTTGGTTGAATAAGATCGGTTGATTAATAGTATAAGTGGTTCGGTCGATAGGTTAGTTCGATGCCCAAGTTGGACAgagtattttaagttttttttttttttataagcaaaTGTAATGCctataatttatattacaaatgttattttggttAAACGTTTTAATAGATGCTGCCATCTCTATTTCAATACTACAAATAAATCTACTTTTAATCTAAActcattatttacaacttaaatagaccaaaaaaaaaaggaataaatactaacttaaaactaaaataaaggcgttaggcgtggttaggcgtcgaagtactcgtccgcatcgctgtcattggggaacgttcccagaagactggccgcattgccacgttgtatggcaatgcttatcttatCAATAATGTCTATTGATCTCCAAAGAAGTGGTCAGAGTGATGTGTCGTGGATTCGATTATTTATTACCGCACGGAATAACTTCACAAactgattattatgttatcggctttctcatgtaactatttgacgaggaactcgaccagtttagtcaaacagttaccttagttagccgataacataataattaatttagtatgtctcacgaaagttataataaaattaaacttctcAAACTGTTATTTAGCTAGACTATTATataactttcaattcgaaagattGAAGTGAGCTTGATCGTGGTCCatcatgtcattggttgtgaaaataatctccaccaatgacgggcgagaatgcagTCGAGTTCACTTTGAAAGTTCAAATAAACAGTTATAGAAGAGCCTagcacgacacgggagaaaattaTACCCAACTTCTTTATGTCCTCAAATTGAATTACTtatccggggtacgaaatttcttcactattgtaatcttcaaacacaacactacctcccattaaagccgtggcagataattttagaataccTTTATATACTACAAACCTAGGTTATAAACCATCTAGGTGCACTATCAAAGGACCTATATATCATATCTTCAGACCTCTGTCAGGCCCTAATGGATCTTCAAGCCATTTAAGTCGAGAACAGGTAAACAGATGTCTTGGTTGTAATAGAAATAatgggtgtcccaaaattaacgcaagatttgaatttgccgccatttgtgcagtgaagtgttggcaaccctgaaaaaaaagcaatttgacagctaacagtatagggttattaaaaatggagcgttacacgatagaacaacgtgtcttcattattaaagaatatttcaaagacatttccaggtcgtgtactCTCTCGTTTCGGTGATCAAAATTGGCCTCCTAGATCGAgtgatttaacaccattagacttctttttatggggttatttgaaatcacaagtcTATGTCAACAAGCCCACAACCACCCGTGCATTAAAGGAGGAGATTTAGATctgcatcaacgaaattcagctacatttatgcagaatggtcatggaaaatttcaacaaaagagTGCGCATGTACATGCAAAGCCGTGGAggccatttgtccgatgtgttattccatacataaccctatcctatgtactttacgagtcaataaaaatataactatcaaaagactaaaaacggcgttttctatttaattcaaatcttgcgttaattttgggacaccctatatatTGTTTAGGGATGTGAGATTTTGGAAATGTTTGTCAAGTAAGCTAATGGTAGATTTTGAATCTAAttttgagtatgcgatgtatcgatagtagggaagctatccatagcacgcatctataacACGTTAGTATCCATAACactcatctttccatataaaaaacaaagcttagctaagtcctttccaatcagtgctaagctatgtgtaccaatgaaccGATTGGTGAAAGTTAAatgcctcaccgaaaaccgacgtgaaacaacgcttgcgttgtgtcatTGGAGGTCCGATTCCcaccttcctaatcttcccaatcccccaacaacccttgaattcctaacccccaaaatgccggcaacgcacttgtgacgcctctggtgtttcaagtgtccatgggcggcggtgattgcttaccatcaggtgatacgtctgctcgtttacggcgtgtcctataaaaaaaaaacgcattcGCAGCAacgcatagcacatctctgctagAAAAACATCCTTAATctttgtttaacatttaaaaacaccGGAAAATATATTATCAGATGGTTTTATTTAACCACGCCCTCTGTAATCCGCCAACCCTACCATGTGACGTGTTTGTCGTCTTATCTCTGGAGATTTATGGTCATATTCTGTTTAGATGCGAGGTTAGGTTACGTCTGTGCAATATTTATAGTACAGGGTTTAGGATGTCTAAGTTAAAGCACCATTCCTGTGTAAGGGattatttattaagtctaccTTGAGAGTTTGTGTAAACGTTGTCTAGTCATTAGACGATTTCTAATTAGTAGACTATGTGGAGGGTCGGAGGTtcaagacgtccgcttctcatgcatgaggacgAGCATTCAAAACCTATCGAAATACttatgtgattttttccgagttatatgtatt
It encodes the following:
- the LOC118270206 gene encoding mucin-2 isoform X5 gives rise to the protein MYKLFLFLAIAVYSVRAYKLEEASRIAGGSVRNDINYVISLQKKESTPTYERGHKCGGVLITRQNALTAASCVFEDGQLINQTYYRVFAGTVLTNDNADSVRDIASITVHPDYNSQTSANDIAIITLQNAFPDAINPLPMPTGELSDQSLCESSGFGGRNTSSTASAQLITLSSVFTIGREACIEEMGHMMTLELSMICAVSLGSGCVGDEGNPLVCNSESGSQVLIGLLSNSKNCVLDPYSPEVYTLVYPFATWVNQVLYSETESSSSSSTTTPEPESSSSSSTTTPEPESSSSSSTTTTTTTPEPDSSSSSSTTTPEPESSSSSSTTTPEPESSSSSSTTTTTTTPEPESSSSSSTTTTTTTPEPESSSSSSTTTTTTTPEPESSSSSSTTTTTTTPEPESSSSSSTTTTTTTPEPDSSSSSSTTTTTTTPEPESSSSSSTTTTTTTPEPDSSSSSSTTTTTTTPEPDSSSSSSTTTTTTTPEPDSSSSSSTTTTTTTPEPDSSSSSSTTTTTTTPEPESSSSSSTTTTTTTPEPDSSSSSSTTTTTTTPEPDSSSSSSTTTTTTTPEPDSSSSSSTTTTTTTPEPDSSSSSSTTTTTTTPEPDSSSSSSTTTTTTTPEPDSSSSSSTTTTTTTPEPDSSSSSSTTTTTTTPEPDSSSSSSTTTTTTTPEPESSSSSTTSTTTTTTTTTTTTTPAPTTPDPTTPDSTTPDSTTPDSTTTDYTTTDSTTIDPIPGSASTSKLGTAVTLMFVVIQCFLI
- the LOC118270206 gene encoding uncharacterized protein LOC118270206 isoform X4 encodes the protein MCKLILLFVIAVFSVNAYKLEGASRLVGGTYRSNINYVISLQKKESTPTYERGHKCGGVLITRQNALTAASCVFEDGQPIDITNYRVFAGTVLTNDNADSVRDIASITVHPEYNSQTSANDIAVITLQNAFPDAINPLPMPTGELSDQSLCESSGFGGRNTSSTASAQLITLSSVFTIGREACIEEMGHMMTLELSMICAVSLGSGCVGDEGNPLVCNSESGSQVLIGLLSNSKNCVLDPYSPEVYTLVYPFATWVNQVLYSETESSSSSSTTTTTTTPEPESSSSSSTTTTTTTPEPDSSSSSSTTTPEPESSSSSSTTTPEPESSSSSSTTTTTTTPEPDSSSSSSTTTPEPESSSSSSTTTPEPESSSSSSTTTTTTTPEPESSSSSSTTTTTTTPEPESSSSSSTTTTTTTPEPESSSSSSTTTTTTTPEPESSSSSSTTTTTTTPEPDSSSSSSTTTTTTTPEPESSSSSSTTTTTTTPEPDSSSSSSTTTTTTTPEPDSSSSSSTTTTTTTPEPDSSSSSSTTTTTTTPEPDSSSSSSTTTTTTTPEPESSSSSSTTTTTTTPEPDSSSSSSTTTTTTTPEPDSSSSSSTTTTTTTPEPDSSSSSSTTTTTTTPEPDSSSSSSTTTTTTTPEPDSSSSSSTTTTTTTPEPDSSSSSSTTTTTTTPEPDSSSSSSTTTTTTTPEPDSSSSSSTTTTTTTPEPESSSSSTTSTTTTTTTTTTTTTPAPTTPDPTTPDSTTPDSTTPDSTTTDYTTTDSTTIDPIPGSASTSKLGTAVTLMFVVIQCFLI
- the LOC118270206 gene encoding uncharacterized protein LOC118270206 isoform X1 — protein: MYKLFLFLAIAVYSVRAYKLEEASRIAGGSVRNDINYVISLQKKESTPTYERGHKCGGVLITRQNALTAASCVFEDGQLINQTYYRVFAGTVLTNDNADSVRDIASITVHPDYNSQTSANDIAIITLQNAFPDAINPLPMPTGELSDQSLCESSGFGGRNTSSTASAQLITLSSVFTIGREACIEEMGHMMTLELSMICAVSLGSGCVGDEGNPLVCNSESGSQVLIGLLSNSKNCVLDPYSPEVYTLVYPFATWVNQVLYSETESSSSSSTTTTTTTPEPESSSSSSTTTTTTTPEPDSSSSSSTTTPEPESSSSSSTTTPEPESSSSSSTTTTTTTPEPDSSSSSSTTTPEPESSSSSSTTTPEPESSSSSSTTTTTTTPEPESSSSSSTTTTTTTPEPESSSSSSTTTTTTTPEPESSSSSSTTTTTTTPEPESSSSSSTTTTTTTPEPDSSSSSSTTTTTTTPEPESSSSSSTTTTTTTPEPDSSSSSSTTTTTTTPEPDSSSSSSTTTTTTTPEPDSSSSSSTTTTTTTPEPDSSSSSSTTTTTTTPEPESSSSSSTTTTTTTPEPDSSSSSSTTTTTTTPEPDSSSSSSTTTTTTTPEPDSSSSSSTTTTTTTPEPDSSSSSSTTTTTTTPEPDSSSSSSTTTTTTTPEPDSSSSSSTTTTTTTPEPDSSSSSSTTTTTTTPEPDSSSSSSTTTTTTTPEPESSSSSTTSTTTTTTTTTTTTTPAPTTPDPTTPDSTTPDSTTPDSTTTDYTTTDSTTIDPIPGSASTSKLGTAVTLMFVVIQCFLI
- the LOC118270206 gene encoding uncharacterized protein LOC118270206 isoform X3; this translates as MYKLFLFLAIAVYSVRAYKLEEASRIAGGSVRNDINYVISLQKKESTPTYERGHKCGGVLITRQNALTAASCVFEDGQPIDITNYRVFAGTVLTNDNADSVRDIASITVHPEYNSQTSANDIAVITLQNAFPDAINPLPMPTGELSDQSLCESSGFGGRNTSSTASAQLITLSSVFTIGREACIEEMGHMMTLELSMICAVSLGSGCVGDEGNPLVCNSESGSQVLIGLLSNSKNCVLDPYSPEVYTLVYPFATWVNQVLYSETESSSSSSTTTTTTTPEPESSSSSSTTTTTTTPEPDSSSSSSTTTPEPESSSSSSTTTPEPESSSSSSTTTTTTTPEPDSSSSSSTTTPEPESSSSSSTTTPEPESSSSSSTTTTTTTPEPESSSSSSTTTTTTTPEPESSSSSSTTTTTTTPEPESSSSSSTTTTTTTPEPESSSSSSTTTTTTTPEPDSSSSSSTTTTTTTPEPESSSSSSTTTTTTTPEPDSSSSSSTTTTTTTPEPDSSSSSSTTTTTTTPEPDSSSSSSTTTTTTTPEPDSSSSSSTTTTTTTPEPESSSSSSTTTTTTTPEPDSSSSSSTTTTTTTPEPDSSSSSSTTTTTTTPEPDSSSSSSTTTTTTTPEPDSSSSSSTTTTTTTPEPDSSSSSSTTTTTTTPEPDSSSSSSTTTTTTTPEPDSSSSSSTTTTTTTPEPDSSSSSSTTTTTTTPEPESSSSSTTSTTTTTTTTTTTTTPAPTTPDPTTPDSTTPDSTTPDSTTTDYTTTDSTTIDPIPGSASTSKLGTAVTLMFVVIQCFLI
- the LOC118270206 gene encoding mucin-2 isoform X10, with the translated sequence MYKLFLFLAIAVYSVRAYKLEEASRIAGGSVRNDINYVISLQKKESTPTYERGHKCGGVLITRQNALTAASCVFEDGQLINQTYYRVFAGTVLTNDNADSVRDIASITVHPDYNSQTSANDIAIITLQNAFPDAINPLPMPTGELSDQSLCESSGFGGRNTSSTASAQLITLSSVFTIGREACIEEMGHMMTLELSMICAVSLGSGCVGDEGNPLVCNSESGSQVLIGLLSNSKNCVLDPYSPEVYTLVYPFATWVNQVLYSETESSSSSSTTTPEPESSSSSSTTTPEPESSSSSSTTTTTTTPEPESSSSSSTTTTTTTPEPESSSSSSTTTTTTTPEPESSSSSSTTTTTTTPEPESSSSSSTTTTTTTPEPDSSSSSSTTTTTTTPEPESSSSSSTTTTTTTPEPDSSSSSSTTTTTTTPEPDSSSSSSTTTTTTTPEPDSSSSSSTTTTTTTPEPDSSSSSSTTTTTTTPEPESSSSSSTTTTTTTPEPDSSSSSSTTTTTTTPEPDSSSSSSTTTTTTTPEPDSSSSSSTTTTTTTPEPDSSSSSSTTTTTTTPEPDSSSSSSTTTTTTTPEPDSSSSSSTTTTTTTPEPDSSSSSSTTTTTTTPEPDSSSSSSTTTTTTTPEPESSSSSTTSTTTTTTTTTTTTTPAPTTPDPTTPDSTTPDSTTPDSTTTDYTTTDSTTIDPIPGSASTSKLGTAVTLMFVVIQCFLI
- the LOC118270206 gene encoding mucin-2 isoform X8, with amino-acid sequence MYKLFLFLAIAVYSVRAYKLEEASRIAGGSVRNDINYVISLQKKESTPTYERGHKCGGVLITRQNALTAASCVFEDGQLINQTYYRVFAGTVLTNDNADSVRDIASITVHPDYNSQTSANDIAIITLQNAFPDAINPLPMPTGELSDQSLCESSGFGGRNTSSTASAQLITLSSVFTIGREACIEEMGHMMTLELSMICAVSLGSGCVGDEGNPLVCNSESGSQVLIGLLSNSKNCVLDPYSPEVYTLVYPFATWVNQVLYSETESSSSSSTTTPEPESSSSSSTTTPEPESSSSSSTTTTTTTPEPESSSSSSTTTTTTTPEPESSSSSSTTTTTTTPEPESSSSSSTTTTTTTPEPESSSSSSTTTTTTTPEPDSSSSSSTTTTTTTPEPESSSSSSTTTTTTTPEPDSSSSSSTTTTTTTPEPDSSSSSSTTTTTTTPEPDSSSSSSTTTTTTTPEPDSSSSSSTTTTTTTPEPESSSSSSTTTTTTTPEPDSSSSSSTTTTTTTPEPDSSSSSSTTTTTTTPEPDSSSSSSTTTTTTTPEPDSSSSSSTTTTTTTPEPDSSSSSSTTTTTTTPEPDSSSSSSTTTTTTTPEPDSSSSSSTTTTTTTPEPDSSSSSSTTTTTTTPEPESSSSSTTSTTTTTTTTTTTTTPAPTTPDPTTPDSTTPDSTTPDSTTTDYTTTDSTTIDPIPGSASTSKLGTAVTLMFVVIQCFLI
- the LOC118270206 gene encoding mucin-2 isoform X11, whose protein sequence is MYKLFLFLAIAVYSVRAYKLEEASRIAGGSVRNDINYVISLQKKESTPTYERGHKCGGVLITRQNALTAASCVFEDGQLINQTYYRVFAGTVLTNDNADSVRDIASITVHPDYNSQTSANDIAIITLQNAFPDAINPLPMPTGELSDQSLCESSGFGGRNTSSTASAQLITLSSVFTIGREACIEEMGHMMTLELSMICAVSLGSGCVGDEGNPLVCNSESGSQVLIGLLSNSKNCVLDPYSPEVYTLVYPFATWVNQVLYSETESSSSSSTTTPEPESSSSSSTTTPEPESSSSSSTTTTTTTPEPESSSSSSTTTTTTTPEPESSSSSSTTTTTTTPEPESSSSSSTTTTTTTPEPESSSSSSTTTTTTTPEPDSSSSSSTTTTTTTPEPESSSSSSTTTTTTTPEPDSSSSSSTTTTTTTPEPDSSSSSSTTTTTTTPEPDSSSSSSTTTTTTTPEPDSSSSSSTTTTTTTPEPESSSSSSTTTTTTTPEPDSSSSSSTTTTTTTPEPDSSSSSSTTTTTTTPEPDSSSSSSTTTTTTTPEPDSSSSSSTTTTTTTPEPDSSSSSSTTTTTTTPEPDSSSSSSTTTTTTTPEPDSSSSSSTTTTTTTPEPDSSSSSSTTTTTTTPEPESSSSSTTSTTTTTTTTTTTTTPAPTTPDPTTPDSTTPDSTTPDSTTTDYTTTDSTTIDPIPGSASTSKLGTAVTLMFVVIQCFLI